A section of the Centroberyx gerrardi isolate f3 chromosome 8, fCenGer3.hap1.cur.20231027, whole genome shotgun sequence genome encodes:
- the LOC139910413 gene encoding 3-oxoacyl-[acyl-carrier-protein] reductase FabG-like: MATDDAFKVSSLKGKVTLITGASSGIGAGTSIMFAKLGALLALNGRDVENLAKVAKECTDCGAAEPLLVPGDLTDEETVKKTVEQTIAHFGRLDVLVNNAGILAIGSIETTGMAQYDKVMNINVRSVYHLTQLCVPHLIKTKGSIINVSSVAGQKSFPGFLAYCMSKSAIDQFTRCTALELASKQVRVNAVCPGVIDTNIFRRTGLDEEQYAQFLEECKQSHPLGRPGEVEEVAHSIAFLASDAASFITGVTLPIDGGRHAMCPR; this comes from the exons ATGGCTACAGACGACGCTTTTAAA GTGTCCTCCTTGAAGGGCAAAGTGACCCTGATCACAGGTGCCAGCTCGGGCATCGGGGCAGGCACCAGTATCATGTTCGCCAAACTCGGTGCCCTGCTCGCGCTCAACGGCCGCGACGTGGAAAACCTCGCCAAAGTAGCCAAGGAGTGCACCGACTGTGGAGCAGCGGAG CCCTTGCTCGTCCCTGGAGACCTAACTGATGAGGAGACGGTGAAGAAGACAGTGGAGCAGACTATCGCTCACTTTGGCCGGCTGGATGTCCTGGTCAACAACGCCGGCATCCTGGCCATAGGCAGCATCGAGACAACAGGCATGGCTCAGTATGATAAAGTCATGAACATCAATGTCAG ATCTGTATACCATCTGACTCAACTCTGTGTGCCCCACCTGATTaagaccaaaggctccatcatcAACGTATCCAGTGTTGCTGGACAAAAATCA ttccctggtttcctggcCTATTGCATGTCAAAGTCTGCCATTGACCAGTTCACACGTTGTACAGCACTTG AACTGGCATCAAAGCAAGTCAGAGTGAACGCAGTCTG CCCCGGTGTGATCGACACTAATATCTTCAGGAGAACAGGGCTGGATGAGGAGCAGTATGCTCAG TTTTTAGAGGAGTGTAAACAGAGCCATCCCCTAGGCCGAccaggggaggtggaggaggtggccCACAGCATCGCCTTCCTGGCGTCCGACGCAGCCAGCTTCATTACGGGGGTCACCCTACCCATCGATGGGGGCCGCCACGCCATGTGCCCAAGATAA
- the ppil3 gene encoding peptidyl-prolyl cis-trans isomerase-like 3 isoform X2: MAVTLHTDLGDLKIELFCERTPRACENFLALCASGFYNGSIFHRNIKGFMVQTGDPTGTGKGGTSIWGRKFEDEYSEHLKHNVRGVVSMANNGPNTNGSQFFFTYAKQPHLDMKYTVFGKIIDGLETLDELEKLPVNEKTFRPLTETRIKDVTLHANPFAG, from the exons ATG GCTGTTACTCTTCACACAGATCTCGGAGACCTTAAAATCGAGTTGTTTTGTGAGCGCACACCGAGAGCATGTGAG AACTTCCTTGCCTTGTGTGCCAGTGGGTTTTACAATGGTTCCATCTTCCACCGAAACATTAAAGGCTTCATGGTTCAAACTGGAGACCCTACAG GTACTGGTAAAGGAGGAACAAGTATATGGGGTCGCAAATTTGAAGATGAGTACAGCGAACACTTAAAA cATAATGTGAGAGGAGTGGTCTCAATGGCAAACAACGGCCCCAACACAAATGGCTCCCAATTTTTCTTCACGTATGCCAAGCAGCCCCATTTGGATATGAAGTACACAGTGTTTGGAAA GATCATAGATGGCTTGGAAACCCTGGATGAACTGGAGAAGCTGCCTGTCAACGAAAAGACATTCCGGCCTTTGACTGAAACTCGGATAAAGGATGTGACCCTTCACGCAAACCCTTTTGCTGGATAG
- the ppil3 gene encoding peptidyl-prolyl cis-trans isomerase-like 3 isoform X1 encodes MAVTLHTDLGDLKIELFCERTPRACENFLALCASGFYNGSIFHRNIKGFMVQTGDPTGTGKGGTSIWGRKFEDEYSEHLKHNVRGVVSMANNGPNTNGSQFFFTYAKQPHLDMKYTVFGKYATCIPVNGIIDGLETLDELEKLPVNEKTFRPLTETRIKDVTLHANPFAG; translated from the exons ATG GCTGTTACTCTTCACACAGATCTCGGAGACCTTAAAATCGAGTTGTTTTGTGAGCGCACACCGAGAGCATGTGAG AACTTCCTTGCCTTGTGTGCCAGTGGGTTTTACAATGGTTCCATCTTCCACCGAAACATTAAAGGCTTCATGGTTCAAACTGGAGACCCTACAG GTACTGGTAAAGGAGGAACAAGTATATGGGGTCGCAAATTTGAAGATGAGTACAGCGAACACTTAAAA cATAATGTGAGAGGAGTGGTCTCAATGGCAAACAACGGCCCCAACACAAATGGCTCCCAATTTTTCTTCACGTATGCCAAGCAGCCCCATTTGGATATGAAGTACACAGTGTTTGGAAAGTACGCAACCTGTATACCAgtaaatgg GATCATAGATGGCTTGGAAACCCTGGATGAACTGGAGAAGCTGCCTGTCAACGAAAAGACATTCCGGCCTTTGACTGAAACTCGGATAAAGGATGTGACCCTTCACGCAAACCCTTTTGCTGGATAG